Below is a genomic region from Jiangella gansuensis DSM 44835.
GCCGCCGTCGGTGCCGCGGTGCTGCTCGCCGGGCCGAGGCGGCCCGGGCTGACCCGGACGGCACCCGTCCTGGCCGGCGGCGCCGCGCTGCTCGCCGGGTTCGTGGTGGCGATTCGGCCGTGGCCGGGCCCGGACCCCGGCGCGCACTCCGCAGCCGCCCAGGTGTTGGTGCTGGTGGCGGTGGCAATCGCGGTGATCGGTGCGGTCGCCTGGCAGCGGCCCGGCAGCGTCGCCGACGACGAGTTCGTCACCATCGACGCCATGCTGGAATCCGAGCCGCCCGGCGCGACCCGGAATGGGATGGGACGGTCCGGGTACCCGCCGACGGTAAGTACGTCAGAACGGCGAAGGGAGGAGACATGGACCGGCGCATCGACGGCACGAGGGTCGCGGTTCTCGTCGCGAACGAAGGGGTCGAGCAGATCGAGCTGACCGAGCCGTGGAAGGCGATCGAAAACGCCGGCGGGCGGCCCGAACTCGTGGCGCCGCAGGGTGGCGAGGTCCAGGCCTTCAACCACCTGGACAAGGCCGACACCTTCCCCGTCGACCACACCGTGGCCGACGCGAACCCCGACGATTACGACGCGCTCATGCTGCCCGGCGGCGTCGCCAACCCGGACCAGCTGCGGCTGTCCGCGGACGCGGTCGCGTTCGCGCGGGCGTTCTTCACCGCGGGGAAGCCGGTCGCGGCGATCTGCCACGCGCCCTGGACGCTGATCGAAGCCGACGTGGTGCGCGGCCGCACGCTGACGTCGTGGCCCAGCCTGCAGACAGAT
It encodes:
- a CDS encoding type 1 glutamine amidotransferase domain-containing protein codes for the protein MDRRIDGTRVAVLVANEGVEQIELTEPWKAIENAGGRPELVAPQGGEVQAFNHLDKADTFPVDHTVADANPDDYDALMLPGGVANPDQLRLSADAVAFARAFFTAGKPVAAICHAPWTLIEADVVRGRTLTSWPSLQTDLRNAGATWVDEEVHTDHGLVTSRKPDDLPAFCAKMVEEFAEGRHPAQAAATH